In Corylus avellana chromosome ca2, CavTom2PMs-1.0, the following proteins share a genomic window:
- the LOC132170161 gene encoding ankyrin repeat-containing protein ITN1-like, producing MTSVARTSEPYRAVVNEDWKAMERYFMKHNEALYFPLTVTKDNALHITVYSGNVELLEKFLSVDAMVELELHELQNEYGNTPLHVAAAEGSVKMASLLIDRDRKLLETVNRGGETPLFTAAAFGRTKMVEFLAPQVQDWREHRRRNDSVSVLHVAVIGQNFELRDENGMTCLQLLANMTSAFKSGYPMNILEELLYRCLPDDDHDTHNSSSRRQDPESGCDRSSPPVSVLPAIGRLWEKKKQHKVVKELATILAKNDVSWIDITNVGGNPETIYLIPNINVTKTGTDQQQSKTSEKISSHETPLVSAAKNGITEIVEVILKLYPQAVENVNAEGENIFHVAARYRRKEILDLLRHSDVPRSRLTRRLNRNGDSILHQAAYYSSKRQLRDRPGEALLMQSEIQWFKRVRKMVPPYFINHRNNNDQTADELFSGEHKDLINDGRKWIDQTTKACTIVAVLIATVAFTCAYTIPGGPNSKTGHPLLLNATSFRVFTISDTLSLCFSLTSVVVFLSIMTSRMDEQDFRRSLPLKLVLGLTTLFYSVASMMVAFSATLVLMMRQRLHWAAIPIYSIACYPVTIFLILQFSLYVNIAWFTASDLLHSFLESLPKRPRTI from the exons atgacgaGTGTTGCAAGAACGAGCGAGCCTTATCGAGCAGTCGTGAATGAGGACTGGAAAGCGATGGAAAGATACTTCATGAAACATAATGAAGCCCTGTATTTTCCCCTGACGGTCACCAAGGACAACGCGCTTCATATCACAGTGTACAGCGGAAACGTTGAATTGCTCGAAAAATTTCTCAGTGTTGATGCAATGGTGGAGTTGGAGCTGCATGAGTTGCAGAATGAATATGGAAACACACCACTTCATGTGGCGGCTGCAGAAGGAAGTGTTAAAATGGCAAGTCTCTTAATTGATAGAGACAGAAAGCTACTTGAAACTGTAAACAGGGGAGGTGAAACTCCTTTGTTTACTGCCGCTGCATTTGGTAGGACAAAGATGGTTGAGTTTTTAGCTCCTCAAGTTCAGGACTGGAGAGAGCACCGCAGGAGAAACGACAGCGTATCCGTTCTTCATGTAGCTGTCATCGGCCAAAACTTTG AATTGAGGGATGAAAATGGCATGACATGTCTTCAGCTGCTCGCTAACATGACATCTGCTTTCAAGAGTGGATACCCCATGAACATATTGGAGGAGCTACTCTATCGCT GCCTTCCAGATGACGACCATGACACGCATAATTCTTCTAGTCGAAGACAAGATCCAGAGAGTGGCTGCGACAGGAGTTCCCCTCCGGTTTCTG TATTGCCAGCCATTGGAAGactttgggaaaaaaaaaagcagcacaAGGTAGTGAAAGAGCTTGCTACCATTCTAGCTAAGAACGACGTTAGCTGGATTGATATAACAAACGTTGGGGGAAATCCTGAAACAATCTATCTGATCCCCAACATTAATGTAACTAAAACAGGAACAGATCAACAACAGAGCAAGACCTCAGAAAAGATCTCATCTCATGAGACTCCACTAGTTTCAGCCGCAAAAAATGGGATCACTGAGATTGTTGAGGTCATTCTTAAACTGTATCCTCAGGCAGTTGAGAACGTAAATGCCGAGGGTGAGAACATATTTCATGTTGCAGCAAGATATCGAAGGAAAGAAATCTTGGATCTTCTCCGACATTCGGATGTTCCGAGATCGAGGCTGACAAGGAGGCTCAACCGCAATGGTGACAGCATTTTGCATCAAGCAGCATACTACAGTAGTAAGCGTCAGCTGAGGGACAGGCCAGGGGAAGCCCTTTTAATGCAGTCAGAGATACAATGGTTTAAG CGAGTGCGGAAAATGGTGCCTCCATATTTCATCAACCACCGAAATAATAATGATCAAACTGCTGACGAATTGTTCAGCGGCGAACATAAGGATCTGATAAATGATGGCCGAAAATGGATAGATCAAACAACAAAGGCATGCACTATAGTTGCTGTCCTAATAGCCACCGTCGCTTTTACCTGTGCCTACACCATTCCTGGGGGTCCCAACTCAAAAACTGGCCATCCGTTGCTCCTCAACGCAACTTCATTTCGGGTTTTCACAATCTCAGACACGTTATCGCTCTGTTTCTCCCTGACTTCTGTGGTAGTTTTCCTATCCATTATGACATCGAGAATGGATGAACAGGATTTCAGAAGGTCTCTTCCATTGAAGCTAGTGTTGGGTCTAACTACATTGTTCTATTCCGTGGCGTCTATGATGGTTGCTTTTTCTGCTACACTTGTGCTTATGATGCGGCAGAGGCTACATTGGGCTGCAATTCCAATTTACTCAATCGCCTGTTATCCAGTCACTATTTTTCTTATACTTCAGTTCTCTCTGTATGTCAACATTGCTTGGTTTACCGCCAGTGATCTGCTGCACAGTTTCCTTGAGTCTCTTCCTAAAAGGCCACGTACGATTTAG